Proteins from a single region of Psilocybe cubensis strain MGC-MH-2018 chromosome 3, whole genome shotgun sequence:
- a CDS encoding GDSL esterase (GDSL esterase/lipase At5g45920), whose protein sequence is MAAHVQDVFMLFGDSITQGAWEPGLNGFGQRLSHVYARKLDVLNRGLSGYNTEWGIPVFEQCIAKRSDENAPKLRVLAIWFGANDACILPSPQHVPLTKFSSNLNKMVDMVKSPESPRYSPDTRIILISPPPVNTLARRADLAARNPPLALDREFEITRAYSEAVREVANAQNVPFVDVWNAIWTAAGENEESLSKFLGDGLHLNEDGYKIVYNELMKTITEQCPEVHYDNLAYVFPPWAEIDLSEPAKSLYIM, encoded by the exons ATGGCTGCTCACGTACAGGATGTATTTATGTTGTTTGGAGACTCTATCACCCAGGGAGCATGGGAGCCAGGCCTCAATGGATTTGGACAACGTCTTTCGC ATGTCTATGCGCGCAAATTGGACGTGCTAAATCGAGGGTTGTCGGGATATAACACTGAATGGGGCATTCCCGTGTTTGAGCAG TGCATCGCAAAGCGCTCTGACGAAAATGCGCCCAAACTACGAGTTCTTGCAATTTGGTTCGGCGCGAACGATGCATGCATCTTACCATCGCCTCAACACGTTCCGCTGACCAAGTTCTCAAGCAATTTGAATAAAATGGTGGACATGGTGAAATCACCCGAGTCCCCGCGCTACTCCCCAGACACACGCATCATATTGATCAGCCCGCCGCCAGTGAACACGCTGGCGAGACGCGCGGACCTGGCGGCTCGCAATCCGCCGCTGGCGCTGGACCGCGAGTTTGAAATTACGCGTGCCTACTCGGAGGCAGTGCGAGAGGTTGCCAATGCTCAGAACGTTCCGTTTGTGGATGTGTGGAACGCGATCTGGACCGCAGCGGGCGAGAACGAGGAGAGCCTGAGCAAGTTTCTGGGAGACGGACTGCATCTAAATGAAGACGGATATAAG ATTGTATACAACGAGTTAATGAAGACAATCACTGAGCAATGCCCGGAGGTGCACTACGACAACCTGGCATATGTTTTTCCACC ATGGgctgaaattgacttgagcGAGCCGGCCAAGAGTTTGTATATCATGTAG
- a CDS encoding putative tRNA-splicing endonuclease subunit tsp-4 gives MSSDTRIIPLRVVNKTAYIWDVDDIAIVRSKHRICGILVGTLPHLSQQNVFLGVPLVLMPEEAALLVNIGAAVFVDDPNAHRNPTIPQLEAWSAEQRDLARSQIELTETKTAKESANPTRAMSEDALRKRREREERKKAKAAEVAAQQAAAASGSGETELNPSLLLGAPLMSKPETIHTPPTDPLTPSSSELSKSASTPYTIVIPASAASQPWYNASSCTYKTIESARAAGVWDFPATLSDRARSGVFHDLWKQGYFMGGGIKFGGEYLVYPGDPLRYHSHFSASVVESPIASLRPMEIVAHGRLGTATKKAHLLCGWDDEKQEVSYLSIEWAGFG, from the exons ATGAGCTCAGACACACGGATTATCCCACTTCGAGTGGTAAACAAAACGGCGTATATCTGGGATGTTGATG ACATCGCCATTGTGCGCTCAAAGCACCGCATCTGCGGTATACTTGTCGGTACACTTCCGCATCTCTCCCAACAGAATGTGTTCTTGGGGGTTCCTCTAGTTTTGATGCCGGAAGAGGCTGCACTCTTAGTCAACATAG GCGCCGCCGTCTTTGTTGACGATCCAAACGCCCATCGGAATCCCACCATCCCACAACTAGAAGCATGGTCCGCGGAGCAGAGAGATTTGGCAAGGTCTCAAATTGAGCTAACTGAGACAAAGACAGCAAAAGAGAGTGCTAATCCCACGCGCGCCATGTCTGAAGACGCGCTTCGAAAACGGAGGGAGCGTGAGGAGCGAAAGAAGGCTAAAGCAGCTGAAGTCGCTGCAcagcaagctgctgctgcctctGGATCCGGAGAAACAGAATTGAATCCCTCTTTGCTACTTGGCGCACCATTAATGTCCAAGCCAGAAACTATCCACACACCCCCGACAGACCCCCTCACCCCTTCTTCGTCTGAGCTTTCCAAATCTGCCTCTACTCCTTACACCATTGTGATACCCGCATCCGCCGCATCTCAGCCATGGTACAACGCTTCGTCATGTACATATAAAACCATTGAATCCGCCAGAGCTGCTGGGGTCTGGGATTTTCCAGCAACACTCTCCGATCGTGCTAGATCTGGCGTGTTTCATGACCTTTGGAAGCAGGGATATTTCATGGGTGGGGGCATCAAATTTGGGGGCGAGTATCTTGTATACCCAG GCGACCCATTGCGTTATCACTCTCATTTTTCTGCTTCGGTGGTTGAGTCACCCATAGCTTCTTTAAGACCTATGGAAATTGTTGCCCATGGTCGGTTAGGTACCGCTACCAAAAAAGCTCATCTCCTGTGTGGATGGGATGACGAAAAACAAGAAGTCTCTTATCTTTCCATTGAATGGGCAGGCTTTGGTTAA